aattaggaaaccgatgcacctttcaatcgactaaacctctgctgtttccaatcggctctgttgtaatcttcaacgagtagtcgattccaattagttgtccacctaaagctctatctaagtttagtttagatctttttggttgttatgtgagtagtatgttaaatgagtgttggattgcaactttgttgtgaggtaaaatagcttcatgtgcacactttgaatgtaatgtcgcattgcatgtagatacgactacttccgcaaatggtacctacaaaatctcccagaagtctgcggaggatattcctgaagaccaaatgaacgtcaccaaggaatatcgcaagccccgaaccaaagtttagaagatcttaactttactgacttcagccccaccagtaaaggcaagccccggtgcacatcccagtatttcaaattactacaatttcattattatattatatcttgcattaagtctaggagttgtaatgaaaccctagatgcatgaatcttaggaaccaatgtattgaacccgagtcctcatcgcttagatgctctgctaaataggaccggtaaaagtcgggtgatttcctgtcactcgcgcgatataggaattgcttgtttacagttctgcaaccactataaggatgatggactgGGTcttgtgttgtatcatgacctgaaggtttaccctgtctattttgttaaaagtggttaaggccgaaccatgtggtagtggtggctaagcgtttgaaagtactaacgacataccgcgaaatatggtaagcggtaagcctagtaaccaatcggcccggcaagtggacatactgaccaccacatgtatttggttcttttggttacttgattcgacatgtgggaatacgtgttgcaagggcaaccaggagtacgggttttgtagtcgcgctatagacgtacgtcctgcacacattgggtgtgcgtatggtcctgcagtcgcttgtggtggccctgtccacgacccggaatgaaaggcaaacggttggtTCAGAATTATCGTtggacgttccaagcgtgtgagttaggtttaccttgcaaggttaaattcgattcagaatcgtccgcctctcacgaagattgagactgcttgttccttctgccacatagagtaaaaagtgtaattgttgatggaataatcttgatgaatgataatatctatcttgcctGTTTAGTATTGGAGCTTACCTAGATGGCTAaacaagctagaatctgaaagctaaaacttgaaagtaggttatactcttagttgcttttcagctaaaaataacccagcacccttgcaatgccttcatgagtctagttacgggctaaagtatacccaatctcgggtaagccttgctgagtattagtatactcagccttgctagttacatgtttacaggtaaagtcttgaaggtcctactcttcccctgtcttggccctgtgctcttccagatggttggtccgtggaatgggatccgtccccggccaacactgatgatgcCAAGTCatgtcgtgccagggcttagcatgacatccgtcttgacgacgtgttgtaatcatcgcgtatgttttccgctgccaaaaactatAACCTTAACAgttttgtaatgttttctctaaatttgaaacttcgtactccttttggaaactcttatattgtaatttcctgtgatgtaaaatatgatggtgcctgtatctctggactcaccttcgtgtgaggtaaccttattgatcctgtatttggtggtttatcgggacgttacccgacaggccaagggattataccgtttgaagcacgttggagccctcaggaatggactcacgtacttgagccggtataattcaggttggttctgccacacacaccgccccgcctctgcccgagcttcGCCCGGCCGCCATGATGCGCCGCCGgtcgccagcagcagctactgcgTGCCGTGCCACTTCTTAACCCCACAGCATGACCAGGAGCTTCCCTTTGACTACTTATATCCGCTCGCACGGCCGTTGTTGCCTTTCTCGACTTCGGGCCTGTTTGGAGACTTGCCTAAGCCGCCACCGCCTAAGGTTAGGCAACCGCCACAAGTGCGGCGTGCCTAAGCAGCCATGCTTAGGCATGTGTTTGGTGTACTGCCGCGCCTAAGATTAGGCATGCTGAAGAAAAGTATGGTAAGTGTTTGATGTCCTGCCACGCCTAATGTTAGGCACGTGTGGCATCTATTTGGTAATATGCCTAACTTATGCATGAGTCTTCTTGAACATCAAGCTCCAAATAGCTTTAGGAACAAAAAAAGAGTGCTGAAGCCACCAAATTTTGGACATAGCAGAAATATTACTTGAACATCACAAGATCGATGGTTCATAACAGCTCCATAATACTTGAACATAGCAGCAATAATAGAGTATTAGCAAAATGCTCTATGATCAGCCTAGAAGAAATGCTCTACAAACAGCCCATATAAGCAGTTATCAATAGTTTTCACCAGCTCCATCATATAATCAGGTTTACAATGGTGCTGATTAACAAAATAGTAGAGCACTAGCAGTTAACAAAAGTTCCTATGGTCAGCCTCCATTCACAGCGGTCAGCCTCCATTCGCATCACCCATCTTGAGTACTCCGATGAATCTATTACAAGTGTAAAATAAATCAGCTTAACCAAATGCAAATAGTAATTGTAATGACAGCCAGAATACAACATATGTGTAATACATGAGCACTTCAACAAAATAGCAGCACCCACACCAAGCCAATTCACAGCCCCGCATCGCTAAGGAACTTGAGTACCCATGACTGAAATGTTACCTCAGCTGAAGCCGATAAGAAACCACGCATACCTTTTTGTTCTTTGGCTGCTAGATATGTTCCAACCATCAACTTTTGGTCAGTAGTTAATGTCATCTGTTCAAGCCTTTCCCATAATATATCATCAGAGCTACGCATAACTGGTGGAGGGGGCGGTGGCTTCTTCATTTCCTTTTGAAGTTCCACCAAAGTAGCTGCAATTGTATCTCCAACCTTTGATATACGGCTCTTTAGCCTCACATCTCTCTTAGGTGGCTGACCCTCACTTCTTGGGCGCTTCATTCCAGAGCTAGATGAGCTTAGATCAGCCACTTGTGAAGCCATAACAGGCTGACCACTTATAGGAGAAGGTAAAGTGTCAGAATCATCACCTAGATCATCCTCACGCTGAGCATAGTTGGAGAAGTCATTGCAAATATCATCATCATAATCATTATCCTCGTCATCTTGGGTGTCATTCATACAAGTGTTGGCATCCATAGCAAGCGAACCATCCGCACTGCTGTTCTGAAAGAGTTCTTGCATCTCATTGAAAAATTTTATAGGCTTGGTGAGGAGTCTTCTTACCCTATCCTGCACAAAGTTGCAAAATGTTAGTAATGTACATTTATAAATTAGCCAATGATAACAAAAATTGATTGAGAAAAATAGCATACACTTAGTTTAGCCTTATCTGACTCAGACATGATGACCATAGACCTTGAGCTGTCAAAGGAGTTCCCACTCTTGCCTAATGCTGTTGCAATGAACTTCCAATTTTCCTTGTAGTGCCTATAATGCCTCTCAACTTGCGTAACAGTTACCCCCATGTTGAATTGCCTATTCAGCGCTTCAGAACACTTAAAGTGATGCTGTTTTTTAAGCTTAAAACCAGCATGCTGCTCCTTTATATAATCAATATACCAACCAAGCATAAACTTAGTTTGATCCTCATCCCATACAATGGTTCTCTCACGAGTTGGACCACCACCTGCagccttttctttccctttgcCCATAGCTGAACTAAAGATCAGTTTATGTATGTATAGTTATATGGAAAAAAACATGGTCAGCATACAACCATATAATTGAATTAAACAACAGATTAGAGTCTCAAAACAGCCACAAAATGCACTTAACTAAGTATGATAATACAGCCACACAATACAAAATGATTAGAGTCTCAAAACACCCACACATACACTTAAATAGGGTCTGAAAACAGCTACAAAATGCACTTAAGTAGGTCTGCAAACAGCCACATAGTACATCAATTTTGATTCCAATCATCCCACATTTGTTGGGCTAACTGATCACGCATATTTGCCCACTGTTGGTTGTCTATGTTCATATCAACATGGTGACGATTGCTTCTTGGAAGAGTGTTAAACCATGTCGTATCATCATAAACATAAACATCAGGTCCCTCATGTATTATAAAGTTGTGCAAAGTGCAGCAAGCCAAAACTATCTTTACTTGTGTTTTTAGAGGGAAGAATGGTTGACTTGTTAATATCTTAAATCTATTCTTGAGTGTTCCAAATGCCCGCTCAACTGTTGTCCTAAGAGAGGAGTGACGAAGGTTGAGTAATTCCCTCTGATTTTCTGGCCGTCTAGTGCCCTGAAACTCCTTAAGATGGTACCGAACACCTCGATAAGGAGGTAGTATGCCAGATCTAGTAGCATATCCAGCATCAGCTAAAAAATAGTGACCTACAATTGAATTTAACTAACATTAGCTACTCATTTTAAGAGCCAAAATATGGTATACTAATTACTCCACTAATACCTTCTGGAATTTTTAATCCTGAGGGGCGTGACAAAGCATCTTGGAGCACAAAGGAATCATGAGCTGATCCTTCCCATCCAGCCAATACATATATGAACCTAAGATCGAAATCCACAGCAGCTAACACATTTTGTGTTGGATAGTGCTTTCTACCTCTGAACCTATCTTGCATATATATAGGAACTGATGCTGGTATATGAGTGCCATCCAGTGCTCCTACACATTTCTaaatcaaaaagaaaaaaattattCTATTAGTATACGGAATTATTAGAAGATGAATTTCAATTATATGTGTGTATATTACCTCAAAATAAGGATGAAATCGTCCCGGGCTACTTGTTATCTTTGTATGTGTTTCTGTGGTTCTCATGATAATGATGTCACGAGAGAGGACACATAAAGCATCTAATACAATATTAAAATACCTACTAATTGTCTCTCCGGACCGCAAGAATTCAAAGGCAACTGATCTATTTGTCCATCTATGGCCAACAAATTTTAAGAACATGGCGACTTGTTCTTCAATAGATACATTGATACTGTCCTCTAACAATCCACGGGACCTTAAATGATCACATAACCTGTGAAAAACATCTTTACGCATGCGCAGCTCACTAATACAGTCAGCATCAGTTCCATTATAAAGACGGTTAAGCCTTCTCTCTCTTTCCAAATCTCTTTCTAAAAAAGAACCGTATTTGAGACATCTCTTGACCAATCTATTTTGTTGCAACTTGTACCACAATATACAAAGACAAATGGCCATGCAAATAAATATCCTTCTTCTTCTGGTATAATGATCATAGTAGTAACAATACTCAAGATATTGCTTCATTGCACCCATCTATATAGATTATACAAACATTAATAGAATGCACGCAACATATACGACAATTACCAACAACGAGATAGTTATACCTTCGGAGCAGAGCTTGCAGCCGGTATCCCACGGACGCCTAAAACAAAATGGAAACAAATCATGAGATTCCAGCGCGAATTAGTCAATTTTCGGTGAAGGAGCAAAGCCAACGGGCAtctgcgggggggggggggggggggggggcaagcCGGAGCAGAGGAGCTtccgcgcgggggcgggggggtGGGGGCAGCGGAGTAGAAGAGCGAGCAGAGGAGCTTCCGCCGgtgggggggcggcgggcgggggggggggaggcggatcgggggggggggggcggcggggctctcgggcggaggcggaggagcttccgcgggggggggggggggcggagctCGCGCGGGCAGACGGCGGAGTGGCTTCCGTGGGGGGGGCGGCGGACGGAGGAGGTGCATCGGGGGGAGGGCAGTACCTGGCGGCGCGgacggaggagggaggaggctgCGGCGCGATTTGGTTGTGGCGGCCAAATCGAGCGCCGCAGTCGCGGCGTTTTTCTGCGTGGCGAGTGCGCTGTGGCACGCCTCACATTCTGTGGCGCGCTAAGCTTAGTGCAGCATCCAAACGCATGCCTAACTTTGCGTGGCATGCCTACGGTTAGGCGGTGGCAGCTTAGGTAGGCCTCCAAACATGCCCTTCGTCTCCACTGGATCACCGCCGCGCTCACCTTCTGCCGTCGACCACCGCGCCGTCGTCAGCTTGCCCCGCTCCTTCTCAGACCACGACAGCCCCCTCAGTAGCTTCGTCTTGATCCTGTGGAGCTCACCAGCCTCTCCATCACCGCCCTTAAGCACTGCATCCACCTCACCGACGAGCTTCCCCTTCGCCGCCGTCCCGGGTCGCCGTGGGAACCCATCCCTCCGGCCGTCCCAGCCCTCACCAAGGTGATTAATCGAACCGCCTTACTCTCCTGGAGCTTTTTCCCCACCTctgatccaccgccggtgagccatcaCACCGGAACACCACCACCatggttgagctccatcaccgccGCCTTGGTTCACCGCCGTTCTACCCCCCCGATctgcacatcacccctagcTAGGACCGCCTTAGTCCCCTGATCCTCCTTGGCCTgttccccctcgccgctggTGACCGCCATTGCCGGAATTTGGCTGACACACCTCGGCTTCTCTGTCCTgatgagcaaggacccaattgcgttgATTTGAATCTTCCCGAGGGCCTAGCTGCAAGATTTTAGTCCCTCCCCtcttttcaaaatcagtgatctttagaaatttgtagaaatttgtagaaaattcagaaaaataccaaaccagttttgtttgaatccttgaagtaaattctacaacttttgttactagagtttggtttgaaaccaaatactgtttgagttattttaaaacttgaGCATACCttgtgcatgctagctctagtgtttgtgatttttgatatgtagcctgtttagggtatgagtaagcttgtgtgtaaatttcaaatacaataCTGAACTCTAGCTTAAATTAATtagaacttatgcaaatcaagcttaaaaTGGTTTAAATTCATTCAAACATGCTACTGAGGTTTTTATGCttaaatctttttaccatatgaggTTCTGTAGTTGAATAGTTTatagtaaaattttcaagatttatagcactgatttgcctaaggtttaaatttaaacttgaagtttgaacttaattcaaatactttagtttctatttttagaaaattatgaaacattcatagtaagcttacctgctagaagtaagcttacccacaaaaattcaaggccatagcctttatggatttcaaaacACAAATCAAagttgttaacttaattcaattaaatcaattaatttgataattgaattaaagtATACTGTCgatacatacggacaggggtacctcctgctagggtgtccgaACCTTTTGCGTCTCGCTATCCGTAGCATGCTCCTCAtcctctgggtgacgtggcatacggcccgggcctgacagttgggttcatggtctccggaccgcccccgtgctcttataggttcggggcctccacgtgcccatgagggCAGGGGTGCTCTCGGGTGGCCCCCgtggacccggactccccacggaggtccggggccgccacgtgtgggggTCGTACCTCCGcgggcctgaccgctccaacCAGCCTCGGGAGGCCCGGACCCCTCTCCCccggggaggggtccggtgccgccatgtgctgccTCCTCGgcgggagcggggctggccctgccacgtgcccgtggctgAAGGCCCTTCACGGGactccagcccaactaccgcattaaatgcgggtaggtgggctgggtgcgcccaagtcaaaagtatggcctgccactgacacacggggcaggtaggctgacaccacggtaagcccgcctatttccaaggcggcgcgtcgtgtcaCCATATACTGTGTGCAAGCAGTGTACAGTCCCGTCGCGGCACCGCGCGCGTGCATGATGATGGCCTGCAACAGGCGTGCCGAGGCGTGCACTgcaacagtgcgcgcggaggcaacggcaCGGCGGGTCAGCACTGCTCCTTCGCCTGACAGAAGGTTCTGActcaacagtggcagcacggctACACTATTGGGTAACACTGACGGCAGTCACTGTGCAGACAACGCTGCACatggccatatcctggctgtagatacgcacatcaacttctcgatcgagaggactacagagaggagctggagatgaagatctccatatctctcatagaacaagctcctgttggccgggcccacctgtcggggccccgcacagtgtaagcacctccctttgactataaaagggagcgaGCACTCATTAGAAGACGAGGACACAGAAGCTTAGAAGCATTCAAGGTCCAACCTTacatcaatacaacaccaaagtggacgtagggtattactctccggcggcccgaaccactctaaattccTTGTGTCTTTCCTGCATTTATCCACCCActgatcaagcgctcctaagtctcctccaaacccatccttcactaggattaggcaggtgcattccgccacccggctggagatttcctccgacattcGGCGCTCCAGGTAGGGGagttaggtttggtttgcgcttggtCGAAGCTCAAGACCGTAATGGTGCAGGAAAacgttcatcacgacctcctgtTGGGTGAGGAAGTGGCGTCCTTGACACAACACGCCTCACGCCGTCCCCCACCTAGGGGGGCCGCGCGTGCTGCTCCGCAGCGTCCTGTGGAGCGGGAttccgtggcccaatcggtgcctgcaccgaatgggccgctcatggcagccagggagttgcttcgTGTGACACctaggtaaatagcatggtcacactctagatttttagtgtgttgttatgtacaaaaagtggcaaaagtgtgtttaaaaattgtaatgctaaggaaaagtgattgtttatataattatattttaataaaggtccttttgtgctaaatgggtgaatatggagggtagatttcaaaagtatgagggttgttttgcaaaagttcaaaacttgtgtttaaatcgcaaaagtaagtgaaactaccctttggttatatgtgtagtgtagttttatctataggatttacataaagtttgaaaactttgctaagtttcatgTTAATTTCAAAAATGTTGCTCTTCTAcagatgaaccctaaagcaaggTTGTAGGTCTTGAAAAActctgcacttttgcttttgggcccatctacatttgagctctggtttgaaagttataagtgcattacagtgaggcccctgagttttctactttttgcaaccgggtcctccatcgtcttccccgagcccccgatctcctctgctcctctgcgtGCGCGCGTgactcctgccgccggcagcccccgagcacctgcagctctgcgccATCCTGATctcgctccacgcgtcgctctatccctcctcccaccgcccgcgttACCCTCGCTGGCCGTCCCTCGCtcttccacgtcgggcagacgctccggagcggctgccacgccatTCCAACGAGCTTTCATCGTTGTCCTTCCTTCCCTCTTCAACTTCTTTTGCCCGGAGACATGTGAAGCTATTGACCAACCCGTTCCTCCACTTCTCAAGCCGGATTTCAGCCAGTGGTTCGGTTCTGAGCGCTGCCGTCGATCCCCTCCGGTGAGCCCTGCCTTACGAGCGAGTTTAGCACTGGATGTGCTATGTTCCAAGTTTTTTGTGGGCTTGTGGTGCTTCGGCACTCGTGTGTTGGTTTGGGGCGCTGTAGTTTAGGCTGGAACGTTGCTTACGACGCCGTGCGCCGCAGCACCATGGCGCTGCCGCGGGGACCTTGGGTCCGGCCGCTGCGAGGCGTAGCTTCTTGCCTGGGAGAGTTCTTGAGGGGGTGTGGGTACTCCTTGAGCTGGTTCCGACGTCTGGGAGGCTCTAGTGTCACCGGCACATGGTCGCCACCGTGACCGAGCGGCTGCAGCTGCGGGCGGCCGAGTCCTGCGCCGATGGGCTACAGCGCGAGGTGGAAAAGGAGGGTAGGGAGTTGCACTGAGCGGCCAGGCAGGCCGTAGGCCCAGGGCTGAttataaattgtagaaaaatccaaaaattgcaaaactagttttgttggaaactagatttcaaaccctacaacttttattaatgaagtttagtttgaaactaaatacttttgtgtctattttaaatctaaagttaagaggtattttgtgtataacttctacaccttagctttgtttcttatgatttttagtatgtaacttctataggctatgtgtaaccttgtgtaaaagtttcaaacttagatttgttttgtagctcaacttcttttgaatttagggcaattcaaattttgaaatgaaatgaaattagtgaaacatgttccttaggcttattcaattagatctttttatcataatctaaggtgttgataattagtatataattaatttttcaagactttatgatcctatttacctaagttttgaatttagacttggaatttgaattcaaattcaaatgttctagttcctgtttgcaataaatctAGTACCATAATCATGACTCAattataaatggtaattcaagcctaaaccccttttgtttcatgaattcatgtgtgttgactttgttgaattgcaactttgttatgatataagatcttaaattcaaatctcgCCTTACTTAAaatattgcatatcatgtagaatcaacgacgctcgacgacggagactacgagttggtcttagggcaagaccaagggttttctgaagacccaacacaagtcatcgaggaactaactgaagccccgaaccaaagttcagaagcctctgacactcctgcccccaaccccactcaagaaggcaagccccgatgcatatcccactatttcaatttattacaattttattattatattatatatcttgcattacgtctaggagatgaaatgaaaccctagttgcataagatcttaggaatccaatatattgtatccgagtccttatcgcatagatgctctgctaaataggaccggtaaaagtcgggtgatttcctgtcactcgcgtgatataggagttgctcaTTTACAATTcagcaaccactataaggatgatggacagggtcatgtactgtatcatgacctgaaggtttaccctgtctattttgttaaaagtggttaaggttgaagtgtgtggtagtggtggctaagcatttgaaagtactagccacatgccgcgaaatatggtaaagcggtaagcctagtaactgaatggcccggcaaatggacatgcctccaccactcgacttttattttatgtttacacgcaccgacgtgtgggagtgcgttctgcaaggtagacaggaatacgggtcatgtagtcgcgctacagacgtatgtcctacacaattggtgtgcgtacggtcctgcagtcgcttgtggtggccctgatccataacccggtatatgagggaaatggttgcttcgaa
Above is a genomic segment from Panicum hallii strain FIL2 chromosome 8, PHallii_v3.1, whole genome shotgun sequence containing:
- the LOC112872466 gene encoding uncharacterized protein LOC112872466 isoform X1, whose protein sequence is MGKGKEKAAGGGPTRERTIVWDEDQTKFMLGWYIDYIKEQHAGFKLKKQHHFKCSEALNRQFNMGVTVTQVERHYRHYKENWKFIATALGKSGNSFDSSRSMVIMSESDKAKLSDRVRRLLTKPIKFFNEMQELFQNSSADGSLAMDANTCMNDTQDDEDNDYDDDICNDFSNYAQREDDLGDDSDTLPSPISGQPVMASQVADLSSSSSGMKRPRSEGQPPKRDVRLKSRISKVGDTIAATLVELQKEMKKPPPPPPVMRSSDDILWERLEQMTLTTDQKLMVGTYLAAKEQKGMRGFLSASAEVTFQSWVLKFLSDAGL
- the LOC112872466 gene encoding uncharacterized protein LOC112872466 isoform X2 gives rise to the protein MGKGKEKAAGGGPTRERTIVWDEDQTKFMLGWYIDYIKEQHAGFKLKKQHHFKCSEALNRQFNMGVTVTQVERHYRHYKENWKFIATALGKSGNSFDSSRSMVIMSESDKAKLSDRVRRLLTKPIKFFNEMQELFQNSSADGSLAMDANTCMNDTQDDEDNDYDDDICNDFSNYAQREDDLAPKK